A genomic region of Spartobacteria bacterium contains the following coding sequences:
- a CDS encoding mechanosensitive ion channel family protein: protein MFEHFFRTYFSQTPWLQIIGPAMLRLLFIILGAWAGNRLLRHLMHQTLQKAIKHKWEWIKALVNASERPLRISIWIIAAWLILPVLRPFLGPLADDYGWSVEVLKIVLVCMSIWGLLRFIDLGQQVVSDYIEANDNLSGDPAGLIAVARFLQLMAALCGLLIVLSIMDIPLASLMTFGGVGALMVSLAAKDSLTNFFGGLLIYFDRPFSIGDWIYTLDHTLEGTVEKIGWRLTVLRTFDKRPVYVPNTIFSTQSIVNASRMTNRRIFQYIGLRYCDIDKVESILQAIREMLKNHPDIDQRQITLVNVVNGDKSGGTFAAYSINFMVYTFTQTTEWTAFQSIQDDVMLKIYKIIQEQGADIAFPTQSIYVEKLKEVLIQQPQAAGSPNT from the coding sequence ATGTTTGAACATTTCTTTAGGACTTATTTTTCCCAGACCCCATGGTTACAGATCATCGGCCCGGCGATGCTCCGGCTGCTTTTCATTATCCTCGGTGCGTGGGCTGGGAACCGACTGCTCCGCCACCTGATGCATCAGACTCTTCAAAAAGCGATAAAACACAAATGGGAATGGATCAAGGCACTGGTAAATGCCTCGGAGCGTCCGCTGCGCATTTCCATCTGGATCATTGCCGCATGGCTTATTCTCCCCGTATTGCGACCGTTTCTCGGCCCGCTGGCCGATGATTACGGATGGTCTGTTGAAGTGTTAAAAATCGTATTGGTCTGCATGAGTATCTGGGGACTATTGCGATTTATTGACTTGGGCCAGCAGGTAGTCAGCGATTATATTGAGGCCAATGATAATCTCAGCGGCGATCCGGCCGGACTCATTGCCGTCGCACGATTCCTCCAGCTGATGGCGGCCCTTTGCGGATTGCTGATCGTGCTTAGTATTATGGATATTCCGCTGGCCAGCCTGATGACCTTCGGCGGTGTGGGTGCGCTTATGGTTTCGCTGGCGGCGAAGGACAGTCTCACAAACTTTTTCGGCGGCCTGCTCATCTACTTTGATCGCCCGTTCAGTATTGGTGACTGGATTTATACCTTAGATCATACACTGGAAGGCACGGTGGAGAAAATCGGCTGGCGGCTCACCGTCCTGCGAACCTTCGATAAACGTCCTGTATATGTGCCCAACACCATTTTTTCCACCCAGTCCATCGTTAATGCATCCCGCATGACTAATCGCCGCATTTTTCAATATATTGGTCTTCGCTACTGCGACATAGACAAAGTGGAATCCATTCTGCAGGCCATCCGCGAGATGTTGAAAAACCATCCGGATATTGATCAAAGACAGATCACGCTGGTCAACGTAGTCAATGGGGATAAAAGTGGCGGAACCTTTGCCGCGTATTCCATTAACTTCATGGTCTATACCTTCACTCAGACCACCGAGTGGACCGCATTCCAGTCCATTCAGGATGATGTGATGCTAAAAATCTATAAAATCATTCAGGAACAGGGTGCTGACATTGCCTTCCCCACACAATCGATCTATGTAGAAAAACTAAAAGAGGTGCTCATTCAGCAACCACAGGCAGCAGGCTCTCCAAACACATAA
- a CDS encoding RNA-binding S4 domain-containing protein: MKIFTISAEPIELYKILKIENLVASGGEAKFVISEGLVRVNGEVETRKRKKILSGDIITFGTETLRVQLQ; encoded by the coding sequence ATGAAAATTTTTACTATTTCAGCAGAGCCCATCGAACTCTATAAAATCCTAAAAATAGAGAATCTGGTGGCCAGCGGCGGCGAAGCGAAATTTGTTATTTCCGAGGGACTGGTTCGGGTTAACGGCGAAGTAGAAACCAGAAAACGGAAGAAAATCCTGTCCGGTGATATCATCACCTTTGGCACCGAAACCCTTCGTGTCCAGCTGCAATAA
- a CDS encoding YvcK family protein — translation MSSRGHGDMDIHHGLEERLISLLHEREGHHSIDLRHRVVVIGGGTGLSTLLGGNSKYSNWAAQSDVGMKRSFEHLHAVVCTTDDGGSTGLLLRHFPFVGIGDIRKVCLSMIDVGTLAACYGLSDAGAHTLVSDVQRIINYRFTDPVDATVFHHPDVIAEHVLPGNLVHFLRSTMKWLTSEGIPILPLKDQCMGNLLLTACIYQDAGDFAQTPSAEALRAGISRFARAIGSRPGCIHGASAMPGQLFFRYEHGVEVCGQNKSGRSLRGFAVESICTGYAQKPEACSPVLELLESADMIVFAPGSIFSSILPVLQIPRVAGVIRKNRRALKVMIANFWIQEGETDISQLNPRRGFLVSELVRAFDHNVSGGISGIVDMVLCSDLSDLSGRVLRNYALENRVPIYLDREAVRAFGVVPLELPLLPEEHTDENMIIQNDPTRMSRAIQCLATQFFDNDPEGVERLRTADEIDVFPRKNTCTTRYAATIYQMKKEVEHCLQNKYWSHPALQPLMMEIWWQNRDVRAAHLAYFDGVQVVAESDWQRSVEWDNVLGYYDPADRMIYVHEAIIAQRDKLKGDLLIGLGESLLGNYIESRAWHLRSSSLKIYQVAMQPEVTRFGFFSRDVLNEYMLLAGMVPCDDPGFDYQLATNDDEGCLLSGLRFGLLFTWYLDSRLGMAMEYEMNMLRGGAGILLPHQARAVKRKQDLIHFFRHYVFGEPAACGC, via the coding sequence ATGAGCTCCAGAGGGCATGGCGATATGGATATCCATCATGGGTTGGAAGAGCGGCTGATTTCACTGCTTCATGAAAGAGAGGGGCACCATTCGATAGATCTCCGCCATCGGGTGGTGGTCATCGGCGGGGGAACCGGTCTGTCCACTTTATTGGGAGGCAATTCAAAATACAGCAACTGGGCGGCACAGAGCGATGTCGGCATGAAGAGGAGCTTTGAGCACCTGCATGCAGTGGTATGCACGACGGATGACGGCGGTTCGACGGGGCTGCTACTCCGGCATTTTCCCTTTGTCGGCATTGGGGATATCCGAAAAGTCTGTTTGTCGATGATCGATGTTGGGACACTGGCAGCCTGTTATGGCTTATCGGATGCGGGGGCGCATACGCTGGTCAGTGATGTGCAGCGCATCATTAATTATCGCTTTACCGATCCGGTGGATGCGACGGTTTTTCATCATCCGGACGTTATCGCCGAACATGTCCTGCCGGGGAATCTGGTTCATTTTCTACGTAGCACCATGAAATGGCTGACTTCAGAAGGCATCCCCATCCTGCCCCTGAAAGACCAATGCATGGGGAATTTGCTACTGACCGCCTGTATTTATCAGGACGCGGGTGATTTCGCTCAGACGCCATCGGCGGAAGCCCTTCGCGCAGGGATCAGCCGTTTTGCACGGGCCATCGGTTCTCGTCCGGGATGCATTCACGGGGCGTCGGCCATGCCGGGACAGTTGTTTTTTCGCTATGAACACGGGGTCGAGGTGTGTGGTCAGAACAAATCTGGTCGTTCCCTGCGCGGTTTTGCGGTAGAAAGCATTTGCACGGGCTATGCACAGAAGCCGGAGGCCTGTTCGCCGGTATTGGAACTATTGGAATCGGCCGATATGATTGTTTTTGCCCCTGGCAGCATTTTCTCAAGTATTTTACCAGTGCTGCAGATCCCCCGGGTGGCCGGGGTCATTCGTAAAAACCGCAGGGCTCTGAAGGTCATGATCGCCAATTTCTGGATTCAGGAAGGGGAAACGGATATTTCGCAATTAAATCCGCGCCGGGGCTTTCTTGTATCCGAACTGGTTCGTGCATTTGATCACAATGTGTCGGGCGGCATATCCGGCATTGTGGATATGGTTTTATGCAGTGATCTGAGCGACCTCTCCGGTCGTGTTCTGCGCAATTATGCATTAGAAAACAGGGTGCCCATCTATTTAGATCGTGAGGCCGTTCGCGCCTTTGGCGTTGTGCCGCTGGAACTGCCGTTACTGCCGGAGGAGCATACCGATGAAAATATGATCATCCAGAATGATCCTACGCGTATGTCTCGGGCGATTCAGTGTCTGGCGACCCAGTTTTTTGATAACGACCCGGAGGGCGTGGAGCGTTTGCGGACGGCGGATGAGATCGACGTGTTCCCTCGAAAAAATACATGTACAACACGGTATGCAGCTACGATTTATCAGATGAAAAAAGAAGTGGAGCACTGTTTGCAGAATAAATACTGGTCGCATCCGGCGCTCCAGCCGTTAATGATGGAAATTTGGTGGCAGAATCGTGATGTGCGGGCCGCTCATCTGGCTTATTTCGACGGCGTGCAGGTGGTGGCTGAGTCTGACTGGCAGCGTAGCGTCGAATGGGACAATGTGCTGGGGTATTACGATCCGGCTGATCGCATGATCTATGTGCACGAGGCGATTATCGCGCAGCGGGACAAGCTCAAGGGCGACCTGCTGATCGGTCTCGGGGAGTCGCTGCTGGGCAATTATATAGAAAGCCGGGCCTGGCATCTCAGAAGCTCATCCTTAAAGATTTATCAGGTGGCGATGCAGCCCGAAGTCACGCGGTTCGGCTTTTTTTCACGGGACGTATTGAATGAGTATATGCTGCTGGCAGGCATGGTGCCCTGTGATGATCCCGGATTCGATTATCAGCTGGCGACCAATGATGACGAGGGATGTCTGCTGTCCGGACTACGTTTTGGTCTGCTGTTCACCTGGTATCTGGACAGTCGTCTGGGCATGGCGATGGAATATGAAATGAACATGTTGCGCGGCGGTGCGGGGATACTGTTGCCTCATCAGGCGCGAGCGGTGAAAAGAAAGCAGGATCTTATTCACTTTTTTCGCCATTATGTGTTTGGAGAGCCTGCTGCCTGTGGTTGCTGA